In Asterias rubens chromosome 17, eAstRub1.3, whole genome shotgun sequence, a genomic segment contains:
- the LOC117301340 gene encoding V-type proton ATPase catalytic subunit A: MSQFEKLAKVRDAEKESEYGYVHAVSGPVVTAEKMSGAAMYELVRVGHSELVGEIIRLEGEFATIQVYEETSGVTVGDPVLRTGKPLSVELGPGILGSIFDGIQRPLRDINVLTDSIYIPRGINISALNRSLKWEYQSYQGIRVGSHITGGDFYGIVHENSLIEHRLMLPSKCRGTVKWMAPPGNYDITDVILETEFDGELTKHSMLQVWPVRQMRPVSEKLPANHPLLTGQRVLDALFPCVQGGTTAIPGAFGCGKTVISQSLSKYSNSDVICYVGCGERGNEMSEVLRDFPELTVEIGGKTESIMKRTTLVANTSNMPVAAREASIYTGITLAEYFRDMGYNVSMMADSTSRWAEALREISGRLAEMPADSGYPAYLGARLASFYERAGRVKCLGNPSREGSVSIVGAVSPPGGDFSDPVTTATLGIVQVFWGLDKKLAQRKHFPSINWLISYSKYMRVLDDFYDKNYTEFVPLRSKVKEILQEEEDLSEIVQLVGKASLAESDKITLEVAKLLKDDFLQQNGYTPYDRYCPFYKTVGMLQNIILFYDLARHAVETTAQSENKITWAIIRENMGDIMYQLSSMKFKDPVKDGEAKIKADYIELAENMQTQFRNLED, translated from the exons ATGTCCCAGTTTGAGAAGCTTGCCAAGGTCCGAGATGCAGAGAAGGAGAGCGAGTATGGCTACGTCCACGCCGTCTCCGGCCCTG ttGTTACAGCAGAGAAGATGTCTGGAGCTGCTATGTACGAGCTCGTCCGTGTTGGACACAGCGAGCTGGTAGGAGAGATCATCAGACTGGAAGGAGAGTTTGCAACCATTCAGGTCTACGAGGAAACTT CTGGTGTGACGGTTGGTGACCCGGTGCTAAGGACTGGTAAACCACTTTCCGTTGAACTAGGACCCGGGATCCTTGGCTCTATCTTTGATGGTATTCAAAGACCGCTCCGA GACATCAATGTACTGACAGACAGTATCTACATTCCACGTGGTATCAACATCTCTGCTCTGAATCGATCCCTGAAATGGGAATATCAATCCTACCAAGGGATTAGG GTGGGCAGTCACATCACAGGTGGTGATTTCTATGGGATCGTCCATGAAAACTCCCTCATTGAACACAGACTGATGCTTCCGTCGAAATGTCGTGGGACGGTCAAGTGGATGGCACCTCCTGGTAACTACGACATCACT GACGTGATCCTGGAGACAGAGTTTGATGGTGAACTGACCAAACACAGCATGTTGCAAGTCTGGCCCGTTAGACAGATGAGACCAGTCTCAGAGAAGCTACCGGCAAATCACCCTCTCCTAACCGGACAACGAGTTCTTGATGCTCTATTCCC ATGTGTGCAAGGCGGGACGACAGCCATCCCCGGTGCTTTCGGTTGTGGTAAGACCGTCATTTCCCAGTCGCTGTCCAAATACTCCAACAGTGATGTCATCTGCTACGTTGGATGCGGGGAACGTGGCAACGAGATGTCTGAAGTACTCCGAGATTTTCCGGAG TTGACTGTTGAGATCGGTGGTAAGACGGAATCGATCATGAAGAGAACAACGCTAGTAGCAAACACATCCAACATGCCAGTAGCAGCTAGAGAGGCTTCTATCTACACAG GTATCACCTTAGCAGAGTACTTCCGTGACATGGGTTACAACGTCTCCATGATGGCTGACTCAACATCCAGATGGGCCGAAGCCTTGAGAGAAATCTCTGGACGTTTGGCTGAAATGCCTGCTG ACAGTGGCTACCCAGCATACCTCGGTGCGCGTCTAGCGTCTTTCTACGAGCGTGCCGGCCGAGTCAAATGCCTCGGTAACCCAAGCAGAGAAGGAAGTGTCAGTATCGTAGGAGC TGTGTCCCCACCAGGTGGTGATTTCTCCGACCCTGTCACCACCGCTACCCTCGGTATCGTCCAGGTCTTCTGGGGGTTGGACAAGAAGCTCGCCCAAAGGAAACATTTCCCCTCGATCAACTGGCTTATCAGCTACTCCAAGTACATGAGGGTGCTGGACGACTTCTACGACAAGAACTACACAGAGTTTGTGCCGCTTAGAAGTAAA GTCAAGGAGATCTTGCAGGAGGAGGAAGATCTATCTGAGATTGTTCAGCTGGTAGGCAAGGCATCTCTGGCCGAGTCGGACAAGATCACCTTAGAGGTTGCCAAACTTCTCAAGGATGACTTCTTACAACAGAACGGTTACACGCCCTATGATCG GTACTGTCCATTCTACAAAACCGTCGGAATGCTCCAGAATATTATTCTATTTTACGATCTTGCAAGGCACGCCGTGGAGACGACAGCGCAATCAGAGAACAAGATCACCTGGGCAATTATCCGAGAGAACATGGGCGACATTATGTACCAACTCAGTAGCATGAAattcaag gatCCGGTAAAGGACGGCGAAGCCAAGATCAAAGCCGACTACATCGAGCTCGCCGAAAACATGCAGACACAGTTCCGAAACTTAGAGGACTAG
- the LOC117301466 gene encoding N-alpha-acetyltransferase 50-like, with protein sequence MTRGRIELGAITPHNIKQLKRLNSVVFPVSYNDKFYKDVLDVGELAKLCYFNDIVVGAVCCRIDTTEDGSRRLYIMTLGCLAPYRRLGIGTVMLKHVLDYCAKDGNVNNIYLHVQINNESAIEFYKKFDFEIIETKEHYYKRIEPADAHVLQKTLQTKGVRNGIHSKDGDTGVKI encoded by the exons ATGACACG GGGAAGGATAGAGCTTGGGGCCATCACCCCTCATAATATTAAACAACTGAAGAGACTGAACTCCGTCGTCTTTCCTGTTTCCTACAATGACAAGTTCTACAAAGATGTGTTGGATGTAGGAGAACTTGCAAAATTAT GTTATTTCAATGATATAGTCGTCGGTGCTGTGTGTTGTAGAATAGACACAACGGAAGATGGTTCTAGAAGGTTATACATCATGACTCTTGGATGTCTTGCACCATACAGAAGACTTGGCATCG GCACAGTGATGCTGAAACACGTTCTGGACTACTGCGCCAAAGATGGAAATGTCAACAACATTTATCT ACATGTACAAATTAACAACGAATCCGCCATTGAGTTCTACAAgaaatttgactttgaaatCATTGAGACAAAAGAGCATTACTACAAGAGGATCGAGCCAGCCGACGCCCACGTCCTGCAGAAAACGTTACAAACCAAAGGGGTCAGGAACGGGATCCACAGTAAAGACGGGGACACAGGAGTGAAAATCTAG